ATCGTGGGTGCGCTTCGCGCCGTCCCGTCCCTGAAAGGAGCCGACTCCAATGCCACCTCGATTGACCGGAGGCAACCACGTCGCCCTGACCGTCACCGACCTGGATCGCAGCCGCGCCTGGTACTGCGATCTGTTCTCGCTGACCGTCGTCAGCAACGACGAGAACGTCGGTCCCCCGTACTTCACCGACATGGGCTACAACGGGCTGTTCGACCTGACGACCTTCTCCTACGTTGTGGCGCTCTGCCAGCACCGCGACGGCGAGCAGGGAACCTTCGACGCCCGGCGCGTCGGCCTGGACCACGTGGGGTTCCACGTGCCCGAGCGCGAGGACCTCGACGACTGGATCGCGCGGCTGGACGAGCGCGGGATCGAGCACTCCGGCATCAAGGAGGCGCCCTACGCCGATGTCGTCTCGTTCAACGACCCGGACGGCATCGCGCTGGAGCTCATGTACGTGAAGGTGGACTTCTGGGCCGGCCTGATCGCCCAGGTCTCATAAACACGATGGCGAGCATGTTGGCCTCCGTCGGCTCCCGGATCCTCGGCCGCCGCGCGCGCCTGGAGGTAACGGACGTCTTCCGCGAGCACGAGGGGACGCCGTTCGTTGCGAGGTGCAGGGTGTCCGGATCGGACTCGGCCCCCGCGACGGTGGTGGTGAAGGCCCCCCGGCCCTGGAAGCCATACGAGCCGGACAAGCCTGGGGGCCCGGCGGCCGCCATCTTCACGGAGTGGGCGGCACTGGAATGGCTCGGGGAGCTGGACGTGCCGGACGTCCCACGCCTGCTGGGCGCGGACCGGGAGCCGGGGGTCCTGGTCATGTCGGACATGGCCCACGACCGGCGCGTGGACCACGTCCTGCTCGGCGAAGACCCCGTGGCCGCGACGGATGCACTGCGTGAGTTCGGCGCGAGCCTCGGACGTCTCCACGCCGCCACCATGGGCAAAGATCCCGACGAGTGGCGCCGCCGCCGAGAGCGACTCGGCCCCCGTGCGGACTTTGACCGCCGCGCGTGGTTCGCCGAGCAGGTGGCCCACCTCCACCGGGCGTGCGAGGCCGTGGGCGTCGAGGCACAAGGCATCGATGACGACCTGGAGACCCTCCGCGAGGCCTGGAACGCCGGACCGCACCACGCGCTGACCCACGGCGACCCCTGTCCGGACAACCTGCTGCTGGACGGGGGTCGCGTCGTCATCGTGGACTTCGAGAACGCCGCCTGCCGGTTTGCCCCCAGCGACGCCGGCTACGCCCGCATCCCGTTCCCCTCGTGCTGGTGCGTGGGGGCCCTTCCGGACTCGGCCGTCACGCAGATGGAGGACGCCTACCGTGCTGCGGCCGGCTTCGGTGACGACGCCGAGTGGCGGCGGCTGATGACGCTGGCGTGCGGACAGTCGTTCCTTTACACGGTGCCGACCCAGGTC
This window of the Actinomycetota bacterium genome carries:
- a CDS encoding VOC family protein yields the protein MPPRLTGGNHVALTVTDLDRSRAWYCDLFSLTVVSNDENVGPPYFTDMGYNGLFDLTTFSYVVALCQHRDGEQGTFDARRVGLDHVGFHVPEREDLDDWIARLDERGIEHSGIKEAPYADVVSFNDPDGIALELMYVKVDFWAGLIAQVS
- a CDS encoding aminoglycoside phosphotransferase family protein, whose amino-acid sequence is MASMLASVGSRILGRRARLEVTDVFREHEGTPFVARCRVSGSDSAPATVVVKAPRPWKPYEPDKPGGPAAAIFTEWAALEWLGELDVPDVPRLLGADREPGVLVMSDMAHDRRVDHVLLGEDPVAATDALREFGASLGRLHAATMGKDPDEWRRRRERLGPRADFDRRAWFAEQVAHLHRACEAVGVEAQGIDDDLETLREAWNAGPHHALTHGDPCPDNLLLDGGRVVIVDFENAACRFAPSDAGYARIPFPSCWCVGALPDSAVTQMEDAYRAAAGFGDDAEWRRLMTLACGQSFLYTVPTQVTHCLEKDHSWGTTGLRARAPLRSESFAAAARDSGTLDRLAELASGIAAKCRKLWPDDTHVPPYPAFRLGLRQKKKARGPPGPRAHTSD